The DNA region GGCGCTTCGCATAGCGCCGCGTATCGGCTTTCGCCCCGGCACCGGCCTCTTCCAGGCCGATCTCGCCGGAGAGATGCGCCAGCAGCCAGGGCACCCCATGGGCCCGCATGGCGGGCAGCGCCGGATCGAGTTGGCGCGCGCCGAGCGCCCGCACCTCCTCGAGCGCGCCTTCCGCCAGCATGGCATCGAAACGGGTGTCGATGCGGGCCCGCAGCGCATCGCGCTCCGGCGCCAGGAACAACGCGACGCAATCTGCCCGATCGAGCAGCGGCGTCTCGCGCCGTCCCTCCTGCCATTCGGCGAGAGGACGGCCGGTCGCCTCCACGATCTCGAGGCCGCGAATGATGCGCTGCCGGTCGCTGGAGCGGAGCTTCGCGGCGGTCAAGGGGTCGCGCTCGGCGAGACGCCGGTGCAGCTCGGGCGCCTCGAGCCCCAGCGCTATGTCCCGCACGCCGGCCCGGATCGCCGCCGGCACTTGCGGCATGGCCGACAGGCCCTGGGTCAGCGCCTTGAAATAGAGGCCTGTGCCGCCGGCGAGGATCGGCAGCCGGCCCAAGGCCTTGGTCTCGGCGATCGCTTGGCGGGCCGCTTGCAGCCATAAGCCCACCGACCAATTGCAGGCGGCATCCACCTCGCCGAACAGGCGATGCTGCACGCTCGCTTCCTCTTCGACTGTCGGCCTTGCCGTGATGATGCGCAGATCGCGATAGACCTGCATGGAATCGCAATTGATCACCGTGCCGTGCAGATGCTGCGCCAGCCGCACTGCCAACGCCGACTTGCCCGAAGCGGTCGGACCTGCGATCAGGATCGCCTCGGGGCGGCCGCCCCGCTTGGCTTCACTATCCGCTTCCAAAGATCTGCTCCAAAGATCCGCTACCGAGAGGCGGTCGTCCCTTGCAGGAAATCCAAGTGCCGCACGTCCTGGTTCTCGTTTCCGCCGCGCAAGACCGGGCCCTGACGGCTGCGCATCTTCGCGCCTGCCTAGAGGTTGTCGGCCAAGATGTCTCCCCCGTCTGGCTCGGCGAGGAGATCAGCGCCGAGATCGGCTTGCCGGACGCGGTCGCCGGGGACGTCACTCTGCCGGCGCGGCTGAAGGCGGCGCTCGGCGGCGCGCCGATCGACCTCGCGACCGTCCCGGCGCTGGATCGGCGCAAGCGTCTCTTTCTCGCCGACATGGATTCGACCCTGATCGAGCAGGAATGCATCGACGAGCTCGCCGCCCATATCGGCTTGCGGGCCGAGGTCTCGGCCATCACCGAACGCGCCATGCGCGGCGAGATCGCTTTCGAGCCGGCGCTGCGCGAGCGGGTCGGGCTGCTCGAGGGCCTGCCGGTCGGCGTCGCCGACGAGCTGCTGGCGAGCCGCATCACCCTCTCGGCCGGCGCGCGCCAACTGGTGCAGACCATGCGGCAGAACGGCGCCTATTGCTGCCTGGTCTCGGGCGGCTTCACTCTGTTCACCGGCAAGATCGCTGAGCGGCTCGGCTTCCATGAGCATCGCGCCAACCGCCTCAGGGTGCGCGACGGCCGCCTGACCGGCGAGGTCGAGGAGCCGATCCTCGGGCGTGACGCCAAGCTCGCGGCCCTGATCGAGCTCCGGCAGAGCTTCGGCCTGCCTCGTGAGGCGGTGCTGGCGGTCGGCGACGGGGCGAACGACCTCGCCATGCTCGGAGAGGCAGGGCTCGGCGTCGCCTATCGGGCGAAGCCCGCGGTCGCGGCTGCGGCGCAGGCGCGCATCGATCATGGCGATCTCTCGGCGCTCCTTTATCTGCAGGGCTATCGCCGCAACGAGTTCGTCGAATAGGAACCCTCCTTCTCCCGCCACTTGAGGCGGGAGAAGGTGCCGAGGCGAAGCCGAGGCGGATGAGGGCGGTCGAGCGCTTCACCGGCGTCCCTCATCCGCCCTCACTACGTTCGGGCACCTTCTCCCGCGAAGGGCGGGAGAAGGAAGGCGCGCGACCGTTGTACCGTCAGCGTTCCCGCCCGACGCTCCCTGCCCGCGCGGTGCGCGCCTTGCCCACCCGGTAGAGCTGGAAGCGCCCGCCATCATAGACCTGGGTCAGAAGGTCGGGCGCCGGATTGTCGGCGCCATCCTCGGTGAACAGCAGATAGACATAATCGAAGCGCTGCGGCCATGCGCGCCAATAGGCGGTGGAAGCGGGATCCGGGCGCAGCGCTGTGACGATCAGCTGCTCGATCGAAGGTGGGCTGCCATCCTCGGTGTCGACCTGATCGACATAGGGCCGGCGCACATGCATGACCTGCTTGCCCTCGACCGTGAAGGCGGTGGTCACGAGCGCCGATCGCTCGATGATGGCGAGACAGGCCGCATGCACCAGGCCGAGATCGCCGACCTCATCGCCGCCCGTCTGGTCCGCATAGGCGACGAGCACGGTCGAGCCGCGCTCGATGCGCTTGACCGAATCGCGGAACTCGAGCGTCTTGGCCGAAAGCGGCGCCCAGGCGACATCGACCTCGATGACCCGCACCAGGAGCAGGATGAGCGAGAGGGCGATGAAGCTGCGGCGCGCCATCCTCAGGCGCAGATCGAGATTGAGGCAGGCGACCGACATGAAGGCGAGCGCGAGCGGCAAGCGCTGATCGGCCATATAGGTATCGAACAGGAGGCGCGGCAAAGCGAGATAGATGAGCGTGCCGACGCCGAGCAGGAACAGGCCGACCGGATGCAGGCGCAACAGCGAATGGCGGGCCGCCCAGATGGCAGCCGCCACGACGACGCCGGTGAGCGCGAAGGCGACGATGTCCGAATACACCTCGATCGTGAAGGTGATGCCGTCGATCTTGCCGACCGATTGCCATTCGAAGCCGGCCAGATGATTGAGGATCGGGCTGCGCAGCATCAGCGGCACGAGCAGCAGGAAGGGCAGGCCCGTCGCCAGGAAATCCAAGAGCGGGTGGCGGAGCAAGCCCGGATCCCCGCCCGGCCAGGCACGGCCCCTGAGCGCCCATAGGCGCCACAGCTCATAGGCCAGCAAGCCGAGCCCGTAGACCCCGACCGCGAAGAGGTGGCAGAAGAACAAGACGAGCACGAAGATCGCCGCGACGAGGAACCGCAGCGGCCAGGCCTTCTCGCGCAGCCCGATCCAGGCCGCCATGCCCCAGAGCGCGAGGCCGATGCCGAACTGGTAATTGGCGACGCCGATCAGGAAGACGCGGTTGTAGAGGAGCGGAAAGGCGATCAGCGGCAGCACCGACCAGCGCCCATGCAAGCTGCGGTGCAACGCCAAGGTCCCCGACATGATCAGCACGAAGATCGAGATCAGGAAGATCTGGCCCGCGGTGTAGATGTTCATGAACCGCACCAGATAGGGCACGGTCAGGTCCATCATCAGATTGGGCACGATCTCCCAATCGATTTCGTAGAAGCGCGACAGATTGGCGTCGCGGTCGACATTGGCGATCACGCTCATCCGCGCCAGGTGGTTGGCGTAGTCCTCGAGCGGCGGCAGCGGGTTGGTGATGATCGGAATGGAGGCGATCAGCACCAGCACCGCGAACAGGACGAAGATCTGCGCTGCCGAGAAATCGGCGCTCCGGCGCAGCATCGCGGCGGGAAGCGGGGTGAAGAACTTCCCAACGAAGCGCATAGGGTTTGCAAGACTCATCTGGCGGTGCTCGGACGCTTACGCCTGTCGGACCCGATACCCTACAAGCCGGATGCTGAACATGGGTTCAACGCCAAGAGCAATCAACAAGGGCAATCAACGTACGGGCGGGCCCCTCTGGGACCGCGACCCTCCCGGTCGCCCTTTCTTCCCAGCGGCGCTCCTCACCGTTGCAAGAGCGGGCGAGACGCCCGCGATCCCACTGGGACCGCGACCGTCTCGGTCGCCCTTCTTCCCAACAGCGCTTCCACCCGCATCCTTACCCGATCTCGCGTTCCCAATAGGGCGGCGTGCCGAAGGCTGCGCGGAGGTGTTGCGCAAGGGCTCGGAGCTTGCCGATGGGTTTCGCCCTTCGGGGTGAGCACGCTTTGACAGTTGGCGTGAGGCCGGAGGGGCCGATCGCTGCGGGTTCGTGGTTGACGATCCGGTCCTGTCCCGCCTAAGCCCCTGCCATCAGCGAAAGGATCTGCGCCATGCCTCGCCGCTTCTACACGCTCGACGTCTTCGCAGGCGAGGTGCTGGCCGGCAATCCGCTCGCTGTCGTCCTCGACGCGCAAGGCCTCGACGACCGGCGCATGCTGGCGATCGCGGGTGAATTCAACCTCTCGGAGACGGTTTTCGTCGGCGCGCCGGCGCAGGCCTCGCATCGGGCAAGCCTGCGTATCTTCACGCCGGGGCGCGAATTGCCTTTCGCCGGCCACCCCACGGTCGGCACTGCCGTGCTGCTCGCTCTCCTCGACCGGCGCGGGGAGCCGGGCAAGCTCGGCTTCGATCTCGAGGAGAAGATCGGCCTCGTGCCCTGCACGGTCGAGGTCACGGGTGCGGAGCGCGGGCGCGCTGTCTTCACGGTGCCGCGTCTGCCGGAGCGCCTCGGTGCTTTGCCTGACAAGGCCGCGCTGGCGCGCGGGCTCGGCCTAGAGGAAAGCGATATCGGCTTCGGCGCGCATGAGCCGGGCATCTTTTCGGCCGGCGTCGGCTTCGCCTGCGTGCCCTTGCGCAGCCGGGACGCGGTGACACGGGCTCGTCCGCAAGGTGAAGCCTTCGCCAAGGCTTTCGCGGCGGTTGGCGATCCGAACGCCTATGTGTACTGCGCCGAACCGCTCGATCAGGCGCATGCCTATCATGTGCGCATGTTCGCGCCGGGCTTCGGCATCGCCGAGGATCCGGCGACCGGCTCGGCGGCTGCAGCCTTCGCCGGCGTGATCATGCAGTTCGATAAGCCGAAGGACGGCGATCACGCCTTCGTCATCGAGCAGGGGGACGCGATGGGGCGTCCTTCGCGCATCACTTTGTGGCTCGACGTTGCGGAGGGGCGATTGCGCCAGGCGAGGATCGACGGCGAGGCGGTGATCATGAGCGAAGGGCAGATCAGGGCATGAGGCTCTAAGATGAGCGAAGCCCAAATCGTCGCGCTCGACCGGATCGACGCGCTGTTCGCGCAGCGCGAATGGGGCTTTGCCAATCTTCGCGCCGACGAGATCGGCTCGCATTGGGAAAGCCTCGTCGCCGCCAATCCCGCGCTCTTCAATGGGCGCGTGTTGCTGCAATATGAGCGGCGCATCGAAGACGGCGTGCTGCATGCGCGCTATCTCGAGACCGATTATTCGGCATTCCTCGCCTGGCGCGATTTCGGCTGGCCTGACAAGGAAATTCGCAACGGCTTCGCCATGGCGGCGCTGCGCACTGCCGATGGTGCCTATCTGCTGGGCGAGATGGCGGCCCATACGGCCAATCCCGGCAAGATCTATTTCGCGGCCGGCACGCCCGATCCCGCCGACATCACGCAAGACGGCCGCGTCGACCTGTTCGGCAGCCTGTTGCGCGAGCTCGAGGAGGAGATGGTATTGTCACCCGCCGAGGTCGAGGTCGGCGAAGGCTGGACCGCGATCCTCGAAGGCCAGCGCATCGCCCTCATGCGGCCGGTCGGCATCGCCATGGAGGCAGAGGCCGCCCGTTCCCTGATCCTGTCGCGGTTGGCGAAGCAGGCGAGGCCAGAGCTCGCCGATATCCGCATCGTGCGCTCGACTGCCGATATCGACACGACGACGATGCCGCTCTTCACCAGCGCCTTCCTGGAGCACGCTTTCGGGCAGTGAGGTGCGGGGCTCAGACCACCGTGATTGCGGCTTGCGCCTTCAACGGGCATGGCAGCGACGGGTCGAAGGTGATCTCGATGGCGCTCGCGACGAAGAAGCCGCCGATATGCTGCGCCGCAATCTGCGGCGGCGTCCCAGGCTTTGTCAGGTTCACGTCCTGCGCGAACACGAAGACGCGCCAGACGCCATACACGTCCTCGCCTTCGGATAGCAGCAGCTTGCGGGCAGTCTCCAGATTGAGCCCGCCGGCATATACGCCGTCATTGGCGGTATCGTCGAAGCCAAGCCCGTCATCGGTGAGGTTCACGACGAAGAACAGGCCCTGCGGCGCCTGGAACAGCGCGAATGCGTAGAGATCGGTCCCGGTGAAGAATGCGCCGCCGCTCTTGCTGAATTTGGCTTTCACCCAGAGCGGGTTGAAGGCATGAACCACATTCGGTGTGTCGACCTCGACATTCCCGGCGACATGCACGTTGGTCTGGGTCTCGGCCACGGAATGCGTATAGCTGTTGCCGGTGGTGAACCGCTCATAGGTCCATTTGACGTCGGCGGGGTAAGGCTTCCCGGCGTTGGGCGCCTCAGGCAGGGTCCATGCCGCCACCACCCTTTCGCCGACGGTCTTCTCGCCAGGCAGCGGAGGGGTCGCGGCCTGCCCCCGGAAGAGCGGATCGGCGACATCCGACAGAGCAACCGCAATGGCCAGGGACGCTATGGCGGAGGCGACGCCGGCCACGGTGAATTCCGGTTTTCCGGATACGGCGCCCTTCGGCGTGCAGCAATGGACGTTGGGTTCGGTCTCGTCAAATGTCCCGCCGACGCTGAAGACAGCCTTGCCGGCGCCGAGGGCCGCCGCCACGATGGCGACGAGTGCCGCCACGATGGCGACGATGATCGCGAGGATCTTCCACCAAGGATCGCTGAACGGCAGGTCGCCATGCACACCGGCATAGGCGGGGTTCGGGGCCCACGCCATCGTGAGGCCCGTGGGCACCCAAGGCCCGAATCCCGGCGGGCATTTGCAGTCGCCTCCCTTGCCTTGCCCCCATTCCAGGCCGGGAGCGATAGCGCTCATCTTGGAAACGGTGAGCGTGCCTTCCTCTACGGCGCAGGTGTAGGTGTTGGTGGCGGCATCGAAGCGGGTCTGCGACACGAAGATCTGCTGGATCGAGCGGCGGGACGTGAAGCCGTCCGCGAGCGCGATGAAGCTCACCAGCCGCTTGCCTGGCGCAGCGTTCTGGAAGTTCGCGTTCCAGCCGACCAGCACCGAGGCGCCGGCGGGAATCGCTGCAAAGAAGAATGTCCAGGCCACCGGCACGATCCCGGGGTCTCCGATGCTCTCCAGATATAGGCGGACATTCGTCAGCGGAGCGCTGGATATGTTGGTGAAATGCGCCGAGATGCGCAGGTTGTAGATGGCGTTGTCGAAGATGCCGTCGGGCAGCATGATGTTGGTGACGGGCTCCACCGCGAAGGGGCGGGTGAGCACCTGGATCGGGGTCGCGCTCATGCTGCGGCTCCCTTCCGAGAGTGGATGATCACGAAGGAAAGCCCACCGAGGACACGATCCTCGCTCCGCTCGACGAGATGAACGAGGTGGTACTCATCCTCCGCCAGGCCCGTGGCGTGAATCGAGGCGAAAACCCCGGCCGATGTCCCCTTTGGGACGTGAAGCTCGATCTCCGGCGTACCGACCGGCATGTCGCGCTGCCCGCAGACCGCCTCGCGGCCGAGGCCCACTTGCACCACCTCCTTGGGGGCCGGCCGGAACCCCTCGAGCCCCAGTTGCGCCAGCAGCGTTTCGCTGAGCCGGCCGCCGGTCTCAGCCGTGATCCTCACGGTCTTGTCGGCTCGAGTCGGCGCGGTGATCGTCAAGGCTCGAGGCACGGCGCGTGCGCTCGCCGCCAGCACGCTGAGATTGCGCTGCGCGATTTCATCATATTGAGGTGGGTTGAAATCGAAGCCGGCCGGGAGGGGGTCAGGCAACGGGCTGGCTTCGGCCTGGCTGTGCGCCACCGCGAGCACGCATTCATGCCCTCCATTGACGATGGAAGGCACCCAAGGCACGAGGCAAAGCGCCTGCTGCTGCGCCCCTGGAGCCAGATCGACGAAGGCGGAGCCGATCAAGGTCGCGACCCCGACGACGATCTGCATGGCCGGATTGGCCCAGTAGAAATCGACACGTGCGCCGTTGGCGGCGGTGTCGCCGGTATTCGCGACCAAGGCCCATAGATAGGCGGGCTTGCCCGCGATCGGGCTTCCGGGCGGCCCGTTCGGATCGCTCCCGGGGACGACCCAGATGTCCTGGCTCATCCACCATTGAGGGCTTCCATCCTGGATCAGCAGATGCGCAGCCATGACGATCTCCTCCGTCCGCGGCCGCAGCCCTTCCTCGATCGGCCCTTAGGTAAGCCTCCAGGTATTCACGTTGAGGAAGTTGCGATTGCGAATGGCCGTGACAGCCTCATCACCGGCGAGGCTTTGAATGGCGGTTTCGCTGACGTCGGTGCCCTGGCGCTCACCGAAGCTCGCCGTGCGCGTCACGGCACCATTTCCGGCAAGCTCATAGGCGATGAGCTCGATGTCGTTGCTTCCCCGGCGCATCGATGCGACATAGCTCGACGGCCCCCCCGCCTTGGTGATCGCGATACGGCTCGCGGTGCCCGCCTCGCTGGTGCCGAACCGCTGGATGCCGTCGTTGAGCACTCTCCAGGCGATCACTTCGAGATTCCCCGATCCGTTCTTGACGGCAGTAAGGACACCTGGACTGAAGAATTCAGGGACGCTCGTCGCGGCCATCGCGACTTCGCTGATCACGCCGGCCTGATCCCCGCTGTCACCGAGACGTGTGAATGTCGCGCCGTTCGGCGCCATTCGCCAGGCGATGAGCTTGAGCCTGCCATGAAGCGCCAGGATCGAATGGCTGGTCTGGACCGCGCTGACGATGAGGTCGGTTCCGGGAAAGGACGTGATGGCGATCGAATCCACCTTGCCCGCATTGCTGCCGCTATCGCCGAGCCGCGTGAACGAGCCGTCGCCTTGCAGCTGCCAGGAGATCAATTTGAGCTTGCCGCTGCCGGTGCGAAGCGCGGTCACCAGAACCTCGGTGCCGAAGCCCGTGAGGACGGTTGTGGCGCAGATCAGGCTCGCGGCTCCCGCGAGGGTTCCGCTGTCGGCCAGCCGCGTTATGCTTCCGAGCTGCGGCGGGCACTCCCATGAGATCAGCAGGAGATGGCCGCTACCCGAGCGAACCGCGGTGACGGCCCGGCGCCCGAGAAGCGACAGGGCGACCTCGTCGACATGCCCGGCGTGATGGCCGCTGTCGGCGGCCCGGGTGACCGTCATGCCGCTGCTCAGCCACCCGATGAGCTCGAGATTGTTCGATCCGTTCTTGCACGCCGTCAGGATTTCGGAGCTGCTGAATGCTTGGACCGCGATCTTGCTCGCCTCGCCGGCGCTGTTTCCGCCTATGGGCTTGATGGTCGTCACCATGGCACCCTCCTGCGTTCGGTTATTGAGCCGTTTTCCTCCAGACAGACCTTTGTGCAGCTTTCATCGTGCTCTGATTAGGCACAGTTTGGTCGACTAAAGTTTACATTCGTTAGGTTTTGTGGATCCTTAATAAATTCGGGAAGTATTTATGGATCTCCCGTTTCGGGCGCGCCTGCGCAGGACAGCCGCGGCGACCCGCTAGCGCCGGCTCTACGAGCGCGTCGAGCCGGATCAACCCCCACGCAAGAAGGGATTGCTGCGCCGCTCTTCGCCGATCGTGCTGCCGGGGCCATGGCCGCAGAGGAAGGCCACCTGGTCGCCCAGGGGCAGGAGCTTCTCGGTGATCGAGCGGATCAGCGTCGCAGGATCGCCGCCCGGAATGTCGCTGCGCCCGACCGAGCCTTTGAACAGGACGTCGCCCACGATTGCGAAATTCAAAGCCGGCGCCACGAGGACGACGCTGCCGGGCGAGTGGCCCGGGCAATGCAGCACATCGAAGCTCACCCCGCCCATGTTGACCGTGTCGCCTTCGGCGAGCCAGCGATTCGGCAGGATGTTGCGGGCGCCCGCAATGCCGTATTGCGCGCCGACCTCGGCCAGCCGCTCGAGCAGGAAGGCATCCGCCTGATGCGGGCCCTCGACCTCGACGCCGAGCTCGGCCGCAAGCTCGGCGGCGCCCCCCGCATGGTCGATATGGCCATGGGTCAGGACGATCTTCTCGACCGTCACGCCGGCCTTGGCGATGGCGTCGCGGATGCGCGGCAGGTCGCCGCCCGGATCGACGACCGCGCCGCTCTTGCTGTCCTCGTCATAGACCAGGCTGGAATTCTGCTGGAAGGGCGTGACCGGAATGACGACGATCTTGAGATTGGGCATGGGACAAGCTTCTGGAGGTTGAGGGCGAGTAGCGAGTAGCGAGTAGCGAGGTCGAGGACAACACCGAGGTCCAGGGAGCCGCTTCCCATTCGCTATTCGCTATTCGCGGGAGCGTTCCCTTCTTGTTCTTGCGCATTTCGCAAGGCTTGGCTAAGCTCGCGGCCTCGTCTCGGGGGGCACCGGCATGGTCACACGCGTCGCGACTATGGCGTTCGAAGGGATCGAGACGCGTGCCGTCGATGTCCAGGTGCTCGTCTCCAACGGCAATGTGGTGTTCAACATCGTCGGCCTCCCCGACAAGACGGTGGGAGAGAGCCGGGAACGGGTGCGCGCCGCGCTCATCGCGTCCGGCCTGTCGCTGCCGGCAAAGCGCATCACGGTCAATCTCGCCCCCGCCGACCTGCCCAAGGAAGGCTCACATTACGATCTGCCGATCGCGCTCGGCGTCATGGCGGCGATCGGGGCGATCCCGTCCGACGCGCTCGAAGGCTATGCGGTGGTGGGCGAGCTCGGGCTCGACGGCTCGATCATGCCGGTCGCCGGCGTGTTGCCGGCCGCCATGCACGCCAATGCCGGCAATCTCGGCCTGATCTGTCCGCAAGCCTGCGGCGCCGAAGCCGCCTGGGCCAGCCGCGACCTCGATATCGTGGCGCCGCGCTCGCTGATCCAGCTTGCGAACCACGTCACCGGCGCCCAGGCGCTGACGCGGCCTGAGCCGGTGGTCCGCCGTTCGAGCGTGCCGCTCCCCGATCTCAAGGACGTCAAGGGCCAGGAGAACGCCAAGCGTGCCTTGGAGATCGCGGCGGCCGGCGGCCATAACCTGTTGATGAGCGGGCCGCCGGGCGCCGGCAAGTCGATGCTGGCGGCGCGCCTGCCCTCGATCCTGCCGCCGCTCGCTCCCAAGGAGCTCCTCGAGGTGTCGATGATCCAGTCGGTCGCCGGCCTCATCGCCGACGGGGCGCTGACCGATCGCCGGCCCTTTCGGGCGCCGCATCACTCGGCCTCGATGGCGGCGCTGGTCGGCGGCGGCCTGCATGCCCGGCCGGGCGAGGTCTCGCTCGCCCATCAGGGTGTGCTCTTCCTCGACGAGTTCGCCGAATTCCCGCCGCAAGTGCTCGACAGCCTGCGCCAGCCGCTCGAGACGGGCGAAGTGGCGATCAGCCGCGCTAATCACCGCACCGTCTATCCGGCGCGTTTCCAGCTCGTCGCCGCCATGAATCCTTGCCGCTGCGGCCATGCCAATGACCCTGGCTATGCCTGCAAGCGCCAGCCGAACGAGCGCTGCATGGCCCAATACCAGTCGCGCATCTCGGGGCCGCTGCTCGACCGCATTGACATCCATATCGAGCTCGCGGCGGTCAGCCCGGCCGATCTCGTCCTGCCGCCACCCGCCGAGGGCTCGGCCGAGATCGCCAAACGGGTCGCCGCGGCCCGCGAGCTCCAGACGAAGCGCTATCAGGCCTGCGGCGTCACGGGTGATCTCACCAACGCCGCCTGCCCGCCGGCCCTGCTCGAGGAGGTCGCGAAGCTCGACGCTGCAGGCCTTGCCCTGATACGCAGCGCCGCCGAGGCGCTACGCCTCACCGCGCGCGGCTATCACCGAGTCATCAAGCTCGCCCGGACCCTCGCGGATCTCGAAGGCGAACCGAATATCGGCCGCATCCACCTCGCCGAGGCGCTCTCCTATCGCACCATGGCGGACCGGATCGGCAGGCGGCGTGAAATGGACGCGCACTCCTTCTCCCGCCCTTTCGCGGGAGAAGGTGCAAGTCTTGAACAGACAGATTCTGCGTAGTGAGGGCGGATGAGGGACGCCGGTGATGCGCTCAACCGCCCCTCATCCGCCTCGGCTGCGCCTCGGCACCTTCTCCCGCGAAAGGGCGGGAGAAGGAATGCGCGACGGCTGTGTCTTTCACTTGTCACACATGATCCGCCTCCTGTTTTTCACCTGTATTATCAGGTGAAATGCCGCCGGGATGTGGCGGTCCCCCCTGCTCATCGCGGAGCCACCCGTCTGCCTCGCATGCGCCAATAGCTTTGCGCGGCGCGGCCAGGAGCCCTATAGGTGGCGGCGGATTTCGATCGGGCGTCGCACGCTCGGCCTCAAAGCTCAGGTGGAGGAACCATGTATCAGGACGTTTCGCTATTCATCGATGGCGGCTGGACCAAAGCTTCAGGTGGCCGGACCTCGCCCGTGCTCAACCCTGCGACCGGCGAAGAGATCGGCACTTTCGCCCATGCCGACAAGAGCGATCTCGAGCGCGCCGCGCAAGCCGCGCAGAAGGGCTTCCTCGCCTGGCGCAAGGTCTCGGCCTTCGAGCGCTACAAGATCATGCGCAAGGCCGGCGAGCTGCTGCGCGCCCGGGTCGAGGACATCGCCAAGATCATGACGCTCGACCAGGGCAAGCCGGTCGGCGAGGCCAAGATCGAGATCCTCAACGGGGCGGACGTCATCGACTGGTTCGCCGAGGAGGGACGGCGCGCCTATGGCTGGATCATCCCGGCGCGTTTCGAGGGCTATTACCAGCTCGCCACCAAGGAGCCGGTCGGACCGGTGGCGGCCTTCACGCCCTGGAACTTCCCGATCAACCAGGCGGTGCGCAAGATCTCGGCGGCGCTCGCTGCCGGCTGCTCCATCGTGCTCAAGGGCGCCGAGGATACGCCAGGCTCGATCGCCGAGCTGATCCGCGCCTTCGCGGATGCGGGCGTCCCGGCCGGCGTCGTCAACCTCGTCTATGGCGA from Rhizobiales bacterium GAS188 includes:
- a CDS encoding magnesium chelatase family protein, producing the protein MVTRVATMAFEGIETRAVDVQVLVSNGNVVFNIVGLPDKTVGESRERVRAALIASGLSLPAKRITVNLAPADLPKEGSHYDLPIALGVMAAIGAIPSDALEGYAVVGELGLDGSIMPVAGVLPAAMHANAGNLGLICPQACGAEAAWASRDLDIVAPRSLIQLANHVTGAQALTRPEPVVRRSSVPLPDLKDVKGQENAKRALEIAAAGGHNLLMSGPPGAGKSMLAARLPSILPPLAPKELLEVSMIQSVAGLIADGALTDRRPFRAPHHSASMAALVGGGLHARPGEVSLAHQGVLFLDEFAEFPPQVLDSLRQPLETGEVAISRANHRTVYPARFQLVAAMNPCRCGHANDPGYACKRQPNERCMAQYQSRISGPLLDRIDIHIELAAVSPADLVLPPPAEGSAEIAKRVAAARELQTKRYQACGVTGDLTNAACPPALLEEVAKLDAAGLALIRSAAEALRLTARGYHRVIKLARTLADLEGEPNIGRIHLAEALSYRTMADRIGRRREMDAHSFSRPFAGEGASLEQTDSA
- a CDS encoding tRNA dimethylallyltransferase is translated as MEADSEAKRGGRPEAILIAGPTASGKSALAVRLAQHLHGTVINCDSMQVYRDLRIITARPTVEEEASVQHRLFGEVDAACNWSVGLWLQAARQAIAETKALGRLPILAGGTGLYFKALTQGLSAMPQVPAAIRAGVRDIALGLEAPELHRRLAERDPLTAAKLRSSDRQRIIRGLEIVEATGRPLAEWQEGRRETPLLDRADCVALFLAPERDALRARIDTRFDAMLAEGALEEVRALGARQLDPALPAMRAHGVPWLLAHLSGEIGLEEAGAGAKADTRRYAKRQFTWFRHQMPGWTWCLPEAGEKVALDAIRARNDGSPPT
- a CDS encoding trans-2,3-dihydro-3-hydroxyanthranilate isomerase — its product is MPRRFYTLDVFAGEVLAGNPLAVVLDAQGLDDRRMLAIAGEFNLSETVFVGAPAQASHRASLRIFTPGRELPFAGHPTVGTAVLLALLDRRGEPGKLGFDLEEKIGLVPCTVEVTGAERGRAVFTVPRLPERLGALPDKAALARGLGLEESDIGFGAHEPGIFSAGVGFACVPLRSRDAVTRARPQGEAFAKAFAAVGDPNAYVYCAEPLDQAHAYHVRMFAPGFGIAEDPATGSAAAAFAGVIMQFDKPKDGDHAFVIEQGDAMGRPSRITLWLDVAEGRLRQARIDGEAVIMSEGQIRA
- a CDS encoding Glyoxylase, beta-lactamase superfamily II yields the protein MPNLKIVVIPVTPFQQNSSLVYDEDSKSGAVVDPGGDLPRIRDAIAKAGVTVEKIVLTHGHIDHAGGAAELAAELGVEVEGPHQADAFLLERLAEVGAQYGIAGARNILPNRWLAEGDTVNMGGVSFDVLHCPGHSPGSVVLVAPALNFAIVGDVLFKGSVGRSDIPGGDPATLIRSITEKLLPLGDQVAFLCGHGPGSTIGEERRSNPFLRGG
- a CDS encoding phosphoserine phosphatase, coding for MPHVLVLVSAAQDRALTAAHLRACLEVVGQDVSPVWLGEEISAEIGLPDAVAGDVTLPARLKAALGGAPIDLATVPALDRRKRLFLADMDSTLIEQECIDELAAHIGLRAEVSAITERAMRGEIAFEPALRERVGLLEGLPVGVADELLASRITLSAGARQLVQTMRQNGAYCCLVSGGFTLFTGKIAERLGFHEHRANRLRVRDGRLTGEVEEPILGRDAKLAALIELRQSFGLPREAVLAVGDGANDLAMLGEAGLGVAYRAKPAVAAAAQARIDHGDLSALLYLQGYRRNEFVE